In one Spirosoma rigui genomic region, the following are encoded:
- a CDS encoding YheT family hydrolase, producing MPLISSAYAGPPAYQYNGHLQTIIPSLTRAVAGVSYTRERLTLTDGDFVDLDWIKRGNKRLVIVTHGLEGDSSRQYMLGTAKLFAEADFDVLAWNCRSCSGEMNRAFRLYNHGEIGDIGEVIQHALRTNAYNEVTLVGYSMGGNITLKYLGVQGKNTPAAITCGIAISSPTDLEASALLLDRPSNRFYRNRFMRKLLVKISQKAAGFPDRLDMTKLKLVRRWRDFDDFFSAPVNNYRDAGDFYQQASAVNYMADITVPTLLLNAQNDPLLSPECSPAWLAENHPHIYLETPRMGGHVGFALPRDPYTYAERRALAFAQGNLS from the coding sequence ATGCCGCTAATTTCCTCCGCTTACGCTGGCCCACCGGCTTACCAGTACAACGGGCACCTGCAAACGATCATTCCAAGTCTGACGCGGGCGGTTGCCGGTGTCAGCTATACCCGCGAACGGCTGACACTTACGGACGGTGATTTTGTGGATCTGGACTGGATCAAACGGGGGAATAAACGACTGGTTATTGTCACGCACGGCCTTGAGGGGGACAGCAGCCGGCAATACATGCTGGGAACGGCCAAGCTTTTCGCGGAAGCTGATTTCGACGTGCTGGCCTGGAACTGCCGGTCGTGCAGTGGAGAAATGAACCGTGCCTTCCGCTTGTATAATCACGGCGAAATCGGGGATATTGGCGAAGTAATTCAGCACGCGCTCCGAACAAATGCATACAATGAGGTGACGCTGGTTGGATATAGTATGGGTGGCAACATTACGCTGAAATACCTGGGTGTTCAGGGCAAAAACACACCAGCAGCGATTACGTGCGGTATCGCCATCTCATCGCCAACAGATCTGGAGGCCAGCGCTCTGTTGCTCGATCGTCCATCAAATCGGTTCTACCGAAACCGATTTATGAGAAAGCTTTTGGTGAAAATCAGTCAGAAGGCCGCTGGCTTCCCCGACCGTCTGGATATGACGAAGTTGAAGCTGGTCAGGCGCTGGCGCGATTTCGATGATTTCTTTTCGGCACCCGTCAATAATTACCGCGATGCGGGGGATTTTTATCAGCAGGCATCGGCCGTTAACTACATGGCCGACATAACCGTGCCGACGCTATTGCTGAATGCCCAGAATGATCCCCTGCTATCGCCCGAGTGTTCCCCCGCCTGGCTTGCCGAGAACCACCCGCACATCTACCTAGAGACGCCCCGGATGGGCGGGCACGTCGGCTTCGCGCTACCCCGAGACCCATATACGTATGCCGAACGGCGGGCGCTTGCCTTTGCGCAGGGTAACCTATCCTGA
- a CDS encoding MerR family transcriptional regulator, which produces MSNYSIKDLEQLSGIKAHTLRIWEQRYNIISPKRTDTNIRTYDDRDLKLVLNISLLKDHGYKISEISKLSIEEMYREVIKISDRQLNYPDQIHALTISMIDLDEERFEKIVSTNILQFGFEDTMIHIIYPFLSRIGTLWVTGSVGPAQEHFITNLIRQKIIVAIDGQVSKQRPNGKKYMLYLPEGELHEISLLFANYVIRARYNKVIYLGQSLPFNELVFAYNVHRPDYIFTALTSVPSNHEVQPYVNRLVKAFPDSHLLLTGYQVVGQDIELPENATVINQIEDLIRIAGS; this is translated from the coding sequence ATGAGCAATTACTCAATCAAGGATTTAGAGCAACTCTCTGGCATAAAAGCCCATACGTTACGTATCTGGGAGCAGCGCTACAATATCATTTCGCCCAAGCGCACGGACACAAATATTCGAACATATGACGACCGGGATTTGAAGCTGGTGTTGAACATTTCACTGCTAAAAGATCACGGTTACAAAATATCGGAGATTTCAAAACTGTCCATTGAAGAGATGTACCGCGAGGTCATCAAAATATCCGACCGGCAGCTCAATTATCCCGATCAGATCCACGCCCTGACAATCTCTATGATTGATCTGGATGAAGAACGGTTCGAAAAAATTGTCAGTACCAATATTCTCCAGTTTGGCTTCGAGGATACGATGATCCACATCATCTATCCTTTCCTGAGCCGTATCGGCACCCTCTGGGTAACGGGATCGGTTGGGCCAGCGCAGGAGCACTTCATCACAAATCTTATTCGCCAGAAGATCATTGTAGCCATTGACGGGCAGGTGAGCAAACAGCGTCCAAACGGCAAAAAGTACATGCTCTACCTTCCCGAGGGTGAGCTTCATGAAATAAGTCTGCTGTTTGCCAACTACGTTATCCGTGCCCGCTACAACAAGGTGATTTACCTGGGTCAAAGTCTGCCCTTCAACGAGCTGGTGTTTGCCTACAATGTACACCGGCCGGATTACATTTTCACGGCGCTTACTTCTGTACCCTCAAACCACGAGGTACAGCCCTACGTGAACCGGCTTGTGAAGGCTTTCCCCGACTCACATCTGCTGTTAACAGGTTATCAGGTCGTTGGACAGGACATAGAACTGCCCGAAAATGCAACAGTAATCAACCAGATCGAAGACCTTATTCGCATTGCCGGTTCGTAG
- a CDS encoding carotenoid biosynthesis protein translates to MASSIPISSRHHPTIKTVLILAYVAGVFGLQLPMLADYFRPLSPLTIISSLVVLLLYHTDWRPAFYIYIAVALLTSYFIEVIGVHTEAIFGRYAYGWGLGAKIWSVPPVIGINWLTLSYCCGSVCDQLRVPVWLKILLASTLMVVLDVFIEPVAVALDFWTWYNQPVPLQNYVAWWLVSAALFSLWYYLPFRKYNRLAKWLLALQFLFFALHNLLMHLR, encoded by the coding sequence ATGGCAAGCAGTATTCCCATATCATCACGTCATCATCCTACTATCAAAACGGTGCTGATACTGGCCTACGTAGCCGGTGTCTTTGGGCTCCAGCTACCCATGCTGGCCGATTATTTTCGGCCCCTGAGCCCTCTAACCATCATCAGTTCGCTGGTTGTTTTGCTGCTGTATCACACCGACTGGCGTCCTGCTTTCTACATTTATATTGCGGTCGCATTGCTAACCAGTTATTTCATTGAAGTAATAGGGGTGCATACCGAAGCTATTTTTGGTCGGTACGCTTACGGCTGGGGACTGGGCGCTAAGATATGGTCGGTACCGCCCGTGATTGGCATTAACTGGTTAACGCTGTCTTACTGCTGCGGCTCAGTATGTGACCAGCTTCGCGTACCGGTCTGGCTGAAAATACTCTTGGCTTCTACGCTGATGGTTGTGCTCGATGTCTTTATCGAACCCGTAGCGGTAGCACTCGATTTCTGGACCTGGTACAACCAGCCCGTTCCCCTGCAAAACTATGTAGCCTGGTGGCTGGTTTCGGCCGCCCTGTTTAGCCTCTGGTATTATTTACCATTTAGAAAGTATAACCGGCTCGCCAAGTGGTTGCTGGCCCTTCAGTTCCTCTTCTTCGCTTTACACAATCTGTTGATGCATTTGCGGTGA
- a CDS encoding superoxide dismutase, whose protein sequence is MAFVLDPLPYPSDSLEPNIDKQTMEIHHGKHHNAYVTNLNNAIAGTEMENKSIEDLLGSISSAPVAVRNNGGGHYNHTMFWNTITGSGGGQPTGELADAITAKFGSFDAFKEEFTKAATTRFGSGWAWLIVTPGGELAVTSTPNQDNPLMDIADVKGFPIIGLDVWEHAYYLKYQNRRPDYIAAFFNVIDWSAAEQRYQKGKQA, encoded by the coding sequence ATGGCATTTGTCTTAGATCCGCTACCCTACCCAAGCGATTCGCTTGAGCCAAATATTGATAAGCAGACCATGGAAATTCACCATGGCAAACACCATAACGCCTACGTAACCAACCTCAACAACGCTATTGCCGGTACCGAGATGGAGAACAAATCTATCGAGGATCTGCTGGGCAGTATCAGTTCAGCGCCGGTAGCTGTGCGTAACAATGGTGGTGGCCACTACAATCACACCATGTTCTGGAATACCATTACGGGCAGTGGGGGTGGACAGCCAACGGGTGAACTGGCCGATGCCATCACAGCCAAGTTTGGTTCGTTCGATGCCTTCAAGGAAGAATTCACCAAGGCGGCCACTACACGCTTCGGATCAGGCTGGGCCTGGTTGATCGTAACACCCGGTGGTGAACTGGCCGTTACGTCGACGCCAAACCAGGATAACCCACTGATGGATATTGCCGACGTTAAAGGCTTCCCCATTATTGGTCTCGACGTGTGGGAACACGCGTACTACCTGAAATATCAGAACCGCCGGCCCGACTATATTGCCGCTTTTTTCAACGTCATCGACTGGAGCGCGGCTGAGCAACGCTACCAGAAAGGCAAGCAGGCCTAA
- a CDS encoding nucleoside deaminase, producing MTDDYFMDIALGLAEEAAEDGEIPVGAVVVCRNRIIGKGRNQTELLNDVTAHAELLAITAAANYLGGKYLSDCTLYVTLEPCVMCAGALFWAQVGRLVIGAPDAKRGYSRVTPSLLHPKTRLETGILATESQALLAKFFQRLRT from the coding sequence ATGACGGATGACTATTTCATGGATATTGCCCTCGGGCTGGCCGAAGAAGCGGCCGAAGATGGTGAAATCCCTGTGGGTGCCGTTGTCGTTTGCCGGAACCGAATTATTGGTAAAGGACGCAACCAGACCGAGCTGCTGAACGACGTAACGGCACACGCCGAGCTACTGGCTATTACCGCTGCGGCCAACTACCTCGGCGGCAAATACCTGAGCGACTGCACCCTGTATGTTACGCTGGAGCCCTGTGTGATGTGCGCGGGGGCTTTGTTCTGGGCGCAGGTCGGCCGACTGGTCATTGGCGCCCCCGACGCCAAGCGGGGTTACAGCCGGGTTACACCGTCGTTGCTTCATCCGAAAACCAGACTGGAAACCGGCATTTTGGCTACCGAAAGTCAGGCATTACTGGCAAAGTTTTTTCAGCGCTTAAGAACATAA
- a CDS encoding Ig-like domain-containing protein, with protein MKGRNFYSYFFVWLFVVGLSVAGFSQTITISSIAPASVCPGSTVVITYTTSGTFSTGNVFAAQLSDASGAFTSPVNLTTQSSTATSLVAVVPPATASATYQIRIASTSPVRNSNSLALAVTTPAPPAVTTPAPYCEGDQASPLVATPSTGGTLNWYNTSISGGTRSSTPSTPSTNVIGNTSYYVSQTINGCESARASIVVTVKAKPAAPGTSPVSYCQGQTASPLSAIPASGGTLNWYNTNATGGTPSSIAPTPSASGTYYVSQTVNGCESARASIVVTFNSVPAAPVATAPNPYCEGSIPVPLAASGQSLRWYADATGGTGSSTATLPNTGIVGTTNYYVSQTVNGCESPRTTIPVQVKSTPPAPATGTGPSYCQNVAASPLSATPVTGATLNWYVSSSGTGSATAPTPSTTQAGTVQYFVSQTLNGCEGPRTTISVTTKATPALPGVSPVIACQSRSASALIASSSAGGTLNWYGTSATGGTATNTAPSPGTDALGSQTYYVSQTVNGCESGRAAIVVTTNPIPALPSVSTPSAYCEGSTAVPLSATGTGLRWYGTNATGGTGTATATTPNTGIIGTTNYYVSQTVNTCESDRAPIPVLVKDTPNQPGTSPVDFCQGTTPPVLTATLVQSANANWYGTSASGGTASSTAPVPGNATVATTTYYVSQTLDGCESPRAGLNVRVKATPAAPGVTPVSFCNNAPAQPLTASGTTIKWYTDSEILLPGAPTPPTSAVGSQTYKASQTSGEGCESGKASLVVTIKPLPGLPSVGNVTYCQAQTDQPAQAVGPLSAGGQNLRWYNPDGNPFPGAPTPAINQAGVQTYQVTQTVDACESGRASIQVVVNTTAAPVVARPLIAYCINDKATPLQATIETGASARWIDPYNRTTSEAPTPLTLNTNIDPAGDPFYVYQIGSNGCYSARSVIRVVVNTTPTLALRAPVSNTNLGLRVPLRLTFTGSAPYSYTISGGYTGTSRSSDTTISVLPRGNTTYQVTAVTNGCGVGLPGNPATAEVTVRIPTISTGALQSTTLCAGTSLTVPFTTTGEFNPGNSFRFELVSIADTSKKYDIQATAGSSPVTATIPLSTPGGQYAVRVKALNPEVGVTGSNSPTQLTIRSLPTATLAGTQTIYEGQPANLTIALGGDGPWTINYADSIRSYTATATTTPYIAEVRPARTTVYRLTSLLNSCGTGTISGTATVSVAPLLGIEDNSLDPLVKAYPVPTSQVLTVDLDMPLTRDAARLSLTSMQGRTVMQQTTRNRQTKLDLSGLPNGLYMLLIEVGDRHTLRKVLKY; from the coding sequence ATGAAAGGACGTAACTTCTACTCTTACTTTTTTGTATGGTTGTTTGTCGTAGGACTGTCGGTTGCTGGCTTTTCCCAGACAATTACAATAAGCTCCATTGCACCAGCCAGTGTCTGCCCCGGTAGCACAGTTGTCATTACGTATACCACAAGCGGGACGTTTAGTACGGGAAATGTCTTTGCCGCACAGCTTTCTGATGCTTCCGGTGCATTTACCAGCCCCGTTAATCTAACCACGCAATCCTCAACGGCAACATCCCTTGTCGCCGTCGTTCCGCCGGCAACGGCCAGTGCTACCTACCAGATCCGGATTGCGTCGACCAGTCCGGTACGTAACTCCAATAGCCTGGCGCTTGCCGTTACCACCCCTGCCCCGCCTGCCGTTACTACCCCCGCGCCCTACTGCGAAGGAGACCAAGCGAGTCCATTGGTCGCCACCCCATCGACGGGAGGCACCTTAAACTGGTACAACACCAGCATATCGGGCGGAACACGATCGTCAACCCCAAGCACACCCAGTACAAACGTTATTGGCAATACGTCATACTATGTCAGTCAGACAATCAACGGGTGCGAAAGCGCCCGCGCCAGTATCGTAGTAACGGTCAAGGCCAAGCCAGCAGCCCCCGGCACGAGTCCTGTCAGTTATTGCCAGGGACAGACCGCCAGTCCTTTGTCGGCTATCCCGGCGAGCGGTGGTACGCTGAACTGGTACAACACCAACGCTACCGGCGGTACCCCATCGAGTATTGCACCAACCCCTTCGGCCAGTGGCACGTACTACGTTAGCCAGACCGTTAATGGTTGTGAGAGCGCCCGCGCCAGCATCGTTGTGACGTTTAACAGTGTACCGGCAGCACCCGTGGCAACGGCCCCCAACCCCTATTGTGAAGGTAGCATCCCAGTTCCGCTGGCGGCTTCAGGGCAAAGCCTGCGCTGGTATGCTGATGCCACGGGCGGCACGGGCTCCAGTACGGCAACGCTTCCTAACACTGGCATTGTTGGCACCACCAATTACTACGTCAGCCAGACCGTAAACGGCTGCGAAAGCCCGCGAACGACTATTCCGGTTCAGGTTAAGAGCACGCCACCAGCCCCGGCAACCGGCACAGGGCCGTCCTATTGCCAGAACGTAGCAGCCAGTCCACTCTCGGCTACGCCCGTGACGGGTGCAACCCTGAACTGGTATGTAAGTAGTAGTGGGACAGGCTCCGCAACGGCACCTACTCCCTCCACCACCCAGGCCGGAACGGTTCAGTATTTCGTGAGCCAAACACTCAATGGCTGCGAAGGACCACGGACTACTATTTCGGTTACCACGAAGGCAACCCCGGCTCTTCCCGGCGTATCGCCCGTTATTGCTTGCCAAAGCCGCTCTGCATCGGCACTAATAGCTTCATCATCGGCGGGTGGTACGTTAAACTGGTATGGCACCAGCGCTACCGGCGGAACGGCAACCAATACAGCACCGTCTCCAGGAACTGATGCACTGGGGTCACAAACGTACTACGTCAGCCAGACCGTTAATGGCTGCGAAAGCGGCCGGGCGGCCATTGTGGTTACCACAAATCCCATTCCGGCGCTACCCAGCGTAAGCACGCCCAGCGCCTACTGCGAAGGGAGCACCGCAGTCCCCCTCTCGGCAACCGGTACAGGTCTACGGTGGTACGGTACCAACGCTACCGGCGGAACGGGCACCGCAACGGCAACAACGCCTAATACGGGCATTATTGGCACTACCAATTACTACGTCAGCCAAACGGTCAATACCTGCGAGAGCGACCGGGCACCCATACCCGTTCTGGTCAAGGATACCCCCAACCAGCCCGGCACGTCGCCCGTGGATTTCTGCCAGGGAACAACGCCCCCCGTATTAACGGCGACCCTGGTTCAGAGTGCCAATGCAAACTGGTACGGCACTAGTGCGTCGGGCGGTACAGCCTCATCTACAGCGCCGGTTCCCGGGAACGCAACAGTAGCCACTACTACGTACTATGTAAGTCAGACACTGGACGGCTGCGAAAGCCCGCGCGCCGGACTGAACGTGCGCGTCAAGGCTACCCCGGCTGCACCTGGTGTTACGCCTGTAAGCTTCTGCAACAACGCCCCCGCCCAACCGCTAACAGCCAGCGGTACCACCATCAAGTGGTATACCGATAGTGAAATCCTCCTTCCCGGCGCACCAACTCCGCCAACATCAGCTGTTGGTTCACAAACGTACAAGGCATCGCAAACAAGTGGCGAGGGCTGCGAAAGTGGTAAAGCCAGTCTGGTCGTCACCATCAAACCCCTGCCCGGCCTTCCAAGCGTTGGCAACGTAACCTACTGTCAGGCACAAACCGATCAGCCCGCTCAAGCCGTCGGTCCTCTGTCGGCCGGTGGACAGAACCTGCGCTGGTACAATCCGGACGGCAATCCATTTCCCGGCGCGCCAACGCCTGCCATCAATCAGGCTGGCGTTCAGACCTATCAGGTCACTCAAACGGTTGATGCCTGCGAGAGCGGCCGTGCTTCTATTCAGGTTGTCGTAAACACTACGGCCGCTCCCGTTGTAGCAAGACCCCTGATCGCTTACTGTATCAACGACAAGGCTACCCCGCTGCAGGCAACCATCGAGACGGGAGCCAGCGCCAGATGGATCGACCCATACAATCGGACTACCTCAGAAGCGCCGACCCCGTTGACCCTGAACACGAACATTGATCCCGCAGGAGACCCCTTTTATGTGTATCAGATCGGCAGCAACGGCTGTTACAGCGCCCGCTCGGTGATCCGGGTGGTTGTTAATACGACGCCGACGCTGGCATTGCGGGCGCCGGTGTCAAACACGAACCTGGGACTCCGGGTCCCGCTTCGCCTGACCTTTACGGGCTCGGCTCCCTACAGCTACACCATATCGGGTGGCTACACCGGTACCTCGCGCAGCAGTGACACCACGATTTCCGTACTACCCCGTGGCAACACAACCTACCAGGTTACGGCGGTAACTAATGGATGTGGCGTTGGCTTACCGGGCAACCCGGCTACCGCCGAAGTAACCGTGCGCATTCCAACGATTAGTACGGGAGCCTTGCAAAGCACAACTCTATGCGCAGGTACGTCCCTGACGGTACCGTTCACTACCACGGGAGAATTCAACCCCGGTAACAGTTTCCGGTTCGAACTCGTCAGCATCGCCGATACAAGCAAAAAATACGACATCCAGGCCACGGCCGGTTCATCACCAGTAACAGCTACGATTCCGCTATCGACACCGGGCGGTCAATACGCGGTTCGCGTTAAAGCGCTTAACCCGGAAGTCGGCGTTACGGGCAGCAACAGCCCCACGCAGCTCACCATTCGCTCCCTGCCAACGGCTACACTCGCCGGTACGCAAACGATCTATGAGGGGCAGCCCGCCAACCTGACGATTGCACTGGGAGGAGACGGTCCGTGGACGATTAACTACGCGGATAGTATCCGAAGCTATACGGCTACGGCAACCACGACACCCTACATTGCTGAAGTACGACCCGCCCGAACGACGGTATACCGGTTAACGTCCTTGCTGAATTCCTGCGGTACCGGAACCATATCAGGCACTGCTACGGTATCGGTCGCCCCCCTATTGGGTATTGAAGATAACTCGCTCGATCCGCTCGTGAAAGCCTATCCCGTACCCACCAGCCAGGTACTTACGGTTGACCTCGATATGCCTCTGACACGCGACGCAGCCCGATTATCACTGACGAGTATGCAAGGACGGACGGTGATGCAGCAAACAACCCGCAACCGACAGACGAAGCTGGACCTGAGCGGATTGCCCAACGGCCTGTATATGTTACTGATTGAAGTGGGCGACCGGCATACCTTGCGTAAGGTCCTGAAATATTGA
- a CDS encoding glycoside hydrolase family 3 N-terminal domain-containing protein has translation MRNNIIRPVLLVGLLSVSLLTAFGLTNPGRTIWNRLATPKTPHKLSPKRAVVPSVSRVRTYARPVEVFAMSDSGAHWVDSVFNTLTPEQKVGQFFMVATFSNRHENHYQYIDHLIQSNYVGGLIFFQGGPHRQAILTNRYQAQAKVPLLIGIDGEWGLGMRLDSTMDFPKQMSLGAIRDNELIYRMGAEIGRQCQRLGIHINFAPVSDINSNPANPVIGVRSFGESKENVALKASAYMRGLQGTHVIATAKHFPGHGNTNVDSHHSLPTVSRSSEQMRDIDLYPFRKLIADSLMGVVTGHLHVPVIDNTPALAATLSEKIVTELLKNELGFRGLVFTDALNMGGISRAPKTMDVNLRALIAGNDILLYPENVREAAQNILNAVQQGVISQSFIDEKVKKILRAKYWAGLNNYKPISLNNLASDLSSPEAELLKRELCEQSVTLVTNKENILPFNRLDTLRLASIAIGAEAGNVFQKTLNQYAPFNTLTYPDKPVSEHELLSMLTQIGDANVAVISFHRMSESATRRFGITKQSLDLIARLKQRGTKVIVTAFGSPYSLPNFNGADALVCAYQDLDEMQRVVPQMLFGGLGSRGMLPISSGDLRIGMGETINPEGRLSMGSPESVGMKSASLSKIDAMVQTAVREHVVPGCEILVARRGKVVYNKNFGAVTYAPGAEKVTDETLYDLASLTKVLATLQSVMVLYDRKQIDLTQKASAYLPELRGTNKQNIVIQDLLWHQSGMVSYYPTTWDRTRKPGGGLKAEFYNATPDSLHTLQIAPTLWAVPALKDSVWKWVVQSPMSRKTDESGKPAYVYSDLNFLTLQKIVERVSKQPLDQFVTENVYKPLGIHQLGFTPLQRLKNPHCAPTEQDTYYRNQLLVGTVHDQMAAVQGGVSGHAGLFGNARDIATLLQMNLQKGAYGQQRILNPMTVPYFTQTLSSRSHRSLGWDKPNPESPSSVYMASQASARSFGHTGFTGNVVWVDPDEELIFIFLSNRIYPTAGNNSINTTKLRRRIHEVIYNSIE, from the coding sequence ATGCGGAACAACATCATACGGCCGGTTTTGCTTGTCGGCTTGCTGTCCGTCAGTTTATTGACTGCGTTTGGCCTGACTAATCCAGGGCGTACTATATGGAACCGGCTGGCCACACCCAAAACTCCTCACAAACTATCGCCGAAAAGGGCGGTCGTGCCCTCCGTTTCCCGTGTTCGTACCTATGCCAGACCCGTTGAAGTCTTTGCGATGTCAGACAGCGGAGCGCATTGGGTTGACAGTGTGTTTAACACCCTCACACCGGAGCAGAAAGTAGGACAGTTCTTCATGGTGGCCACGTTCTCCAACCGCCACGAAAATCATTATCAGTACATTGATCACCTGATTCAGTCCAACTACGTTGGCGGACTGATCTTTTTCCAGGGCGGTCCCCATCGGCAGGCTATCCTGACCAACCGATACCAAGCACAGGCTAAAGTTCCCCTGCTCATTGGCATTGATGGCGAGTGGGGTTTGGGAATGCGACTCGATAGCACGATGGATTTTCCGAAGCAGATGTCGCTCGGAGCGATCCGTGATAATGAACTCATTTACCGTATGGGCGCCGAAATTGGCCGGCAGTGCCAGCGGCTGGGTATCCATATCAACTTTGCCCCCGTTTCCGATATTAACAGCAACCCGGCGAACCCCGTTATCGGCGTTCGTTCGTTTGGCGAATCCAAAGAGAACGTAGCGCTCAAAGCGTCGGCATACATGCGGGGGCTGCAGGGAACCCACGTTATTGCCACTGCCAAGCACTTTCCCGGTCACGGCAACACCAATGTCGATTCGCACCACTCGCTCCCTACGGTTAGCCGCTCGTCGGAACAGATGCGCGATATTGATCTCTATCCGTTCCGAAAACTTATCGCCGATAGCCTGATGGGCGTTGTAACGGGTCACCTCCATGTTCCGGTCATTGACAACACGCCCGCGCTGGCGGCTACACTGTCGGAAAAGATCGTGACGGAACTGCTCAAAAATGAGCTTGGTTTCCGGGGGCTTGTCTTTACCGATGCCCTTAACATGGGTGGTATCAGCCGGGCTCCCAAAACGATGGATGTAAATTTGCGGGCGCTCATTGCCGGCAATGACATTCTTCTCTACCCCGAAAATGTGCGCGAAGCAGCCCAAAATATTCTGAACGCTGTGCAGCAGGGGGTCATCTCGCAGTCATTCATCGATGAAAAGGTGAAGAAAATTCTGCGTGCCAAGTACTGGGCCGGCCTGAACAACTACAAACCGATCAGCCTGAATAATCTTGCCAGCGACCTTAGCTCACCGGAAGCCGAATTGCTGAAGCGGGAACTATGCGAGCAGTCGGTAACGCTGGTCACGAACAAGGAGAATATTCTGCCCTTCAACCGGCTGGATACGTTGCGCCTGGCCTCCATCGCCATTGGTGCCGAAGCAGGCAACGTATTTCAGAAGACCCTCAATCAGTACGCTCCGTTCAATACCCTGACCTATCCTGACAAGCCCGTTTCCGAGCACGAGCTGCTCAGTATGCTGACCCAGATTGGCGACGCGAACGTAGCCGTGATCAGTTTTCACCGCATGAGCGAATCGGCTACCCGCCGGTTTGGCATCACGAAACAGTCGCTCGACCTCATTGCCCGGCTTAAACAGCGGGGAACCAAAGTAATCGTTACCGCTTTTGGATCACCCTACAGCCTGCCAAACTTTAATGGGGCTGATGCACTGGTATGTGCCTATCAGGACCTCGACGAAATGCAGCGCGTGGTTCCCCAGATGCTGTTCGGCGGACTGGGAAGCCGTGGCATGCTGCCCATCTCGTCGGGTGATCTACGGATTGGAATGGGCGAGACAATTAACCCGGAAGGACGTCTGTCCATGGGTTCCCCGGAAAGCGTAGGCATGAAATCGGCAAGCCTGTCGAAAATCGATGCCATGGTTCAGACCGCCGTTCGGGAGCACGTTGTTCCTGGCTGCGAAATTCTGGTGGCCCGGCGGGGTAAAGTAGTCTACAACAAAAACTTCGGTGCTGTAACCTACGCACCCGGTGCCGAAAAAGTTACCGATGAGACGCTGTACGATCTGGCTTCACTAACTAAAGTGCTGGCCACGCTTCAGTCGGTTATGGTACTTTATGACCGGAAGCAAATCGATCTGACGCAGAAAGCATCGGCCTATCTACCGGAACTGCGGGGTACTAACAAACAGAATATCGTGATCCAGGATCTGCTCTGGCACCAGTCGGGTATGGTTTCCTACTACCCGACCACCTGGGATCGTACGCGCAAACCGGGTGGAGGCTTAAAAGCCGAATTTTACAATGCTACACCCGACAGCCTGCACACGCTGCAGATTGCCCCAACACTGTGGGCCGTCCCCGCTCTGAAAGATTCAGTCTGGAAGTGGGTTGTTCAGTCACCAATGTCACGCAAAACCGACGAGTCGGGCAAACCCGCCTACGTTTACAGCGACCTGAATTTCCTGACCTTGCAGAAAATCGTCGAGCGGGTCAGCAAACAGCCCCTCGACCAGTTCGTGACGGAAAACGTATACAAACCGTTAGGTATTCACCAGTTAGGATTTACCCCTCTGCAACGGCTCAAAAATCCACACTGCGCCCCAACAGAGCAGGATACGTACTACCGGAATCAGCTCCTGGTAGGTACCGTCCACGACCAGATGGCCGCCGTACAGGGTGGTGTATCAGGTCACGCGGGCTTGTTCGGAAACGCCCGTGACATTGCCACGTTGCTTCAGATGAACCTACAGAAGGGCGCTTATGGTCAGCAGCGTATTCTGAATCCAATGACGGTACCTTACTTCACTCAGACACTCAGTAGCCGAAGCCACCGGTCGCTGGGTTGGGACAAGCCAAATCCGGAGAGCCCCAGCAGCGTTTATATGGCGTCTCAGGCTTCGGCCCGTTCTTTCGGGCATACCGGCTTCACGGGTAATGTGGTTTGGGTCGACCCGGACGAAGAGTTGATTTTCATCTTTCTATCGAACCGCATATACCCTACCGCCGGTAATAACTCAATCAACACGACTAAACTCCGGCGCCGTATCCACGAAGTCATTTACAACTCTATTGAATAA